One part of the Thiothrix nivea DSM 5205 genome encodes these proteins:
- a CDS encoding S1C family serine protease yields the protein MTENRALNLFLWILLGILLLWVAQPVWTPWLRGAPPAVEPRPVQVRGDLAADEQATISIFEQNSPSVVYITTVERVVSLWSRNVQEIPSGTGTGFVWDKFGHIVTNYHVVEGHKSAKVRLSDQRLFDASVVGASPEHDLAVLQLQETADTPPPVQVGSSSDLRVGQKVLAIGNPFGLDHTLTTGVISALRRSIDSDDGSMDGLIQTDAAINPGNSGGPLLDSAGRLIGVNVAIYSPSGASAGIGFAIPVDVVNRVIPRLVKDGRYTRPILGVSVDDSISETINEKLGTQGVLVLQVQPGSPAASAGIRPTGLTRNDDLLLGDIIQAIDGQPITSVNELNSVLDNYPRNSRVNVRLLRGGKQQLEVDVVLSLVR from the coding sequence ATGACCGAGAATCGTGCCTTAAACCTGTTTCTGTGGATTTTGCTGGGTATCCTGCTGTTGTGGGTAGCGCAGCCGGTCTGGACGCCGTGGTTACGGGGCGCGCCCCCCGCAGTCGAACCCCGCCCGGTGCAGGTGCGTGGCGATTTGGCGGCGGATGAGCAGGCCACCATCAGTATTTTTGAACAGAACAGCCCTTCGGTGGTTTATATCACCACGGTGGAACGGGTCGTGAGCCTGTGGAGCCGCAATGTGCAGGAAATTCCCAGTGGCACGGGCACAGGGTTTGTATGGGATAAGTTCGGCCATATCGTGACCAATTACCATGTGGTGGAAGGTCATAAGAGCGCCAAGGTGAGGCTTTCTGACCAGCGGCTATTTGATGCTAGCGTGGTGGGGGCAAGCCCGGAGCATGATTTGGCGGTGTTGCAATTACAGGAGACGGCTGATACTCCACCGCCTGTCCAGGTTGGCAGCAGCAGCGATTTGCGGGTTGGGCAAAAGGTATTGGCGATTGGTAACCCGTTTGGGCTGGATCATACGCTGACTACTGGCGTCATTTCCGCGTTGCGGCGCAGTATTGACAGTGACGATGGCAGTATGGATGGTTTGATCCAGACTGACGCGGCCATTAACCCGGGCAATTCTGGCGGGCCGTTGCTGGATAGCGCTGGCCGTCTGATCGGCGTCAATGTTGCCATTTACAGCCCGTCGGGCGCATCAGCGGGCATCGGGTTTGCTATTCCCGTGGATGTGGTAAATCGGGTGATTCCCCGGTTGGTTAAGGATGGGCGTTACACCCGCCCGATATTGGGTGTGTCGGTGGATGATTCCATCAGTGAGACGATTAATGAAAAGCTGGGGACTCAGGGCGTGCTGGTGTTACAGGTGCAGCCCGGTTCACCAGCAGCGTCAGCGGGCATTCGCCCTACAGGGCTGACCAGGAATGACGACCTGTTGCTGGGTGATATTATTCAGGCGATTGATGGCCAGCCGATTACAAGTGTCAATGAGTTGAATAGCGTATTGGACAATTACCCGCGCAACAGCCGGGTTAACGTTAGGTTGTTGCGCGGGGGCAAGCAGCAGCTCGAAGTGGATGTCGTGTTATCACTTGTCCGATAG
- the thiC gene encoding phosphomethylpyrimidine synthase ThiC, whose translation MSAIPESFLKKTAELSSEVTQPFPNSRKIYVQGSRPDIRVGMREIDQHPTSSSFGAEENPPIPVYDTSGPFTDPDVSINLLEGIPDVRLNWILERHDTEQLDGPTSEYGRERQDDPRLVHLRFAHLRAPRRAKAGKNVSQMHYARQGIITPEMEYVAIRENLKLQELRNDLRYAKLLRQHQGHAWGANLPEEITPEFVRSEVAAGRAIIPANINHPELEPMIIGRNFRVKINTNIGNSAVTSSIEEEVEKMAWSARWGGDTLMDLSTGKNIHETREWILRNAPMPIGTVPIYQALEKVNGKAEDLTWEIFRDTLIEQAEQGVDYFTIHAGVRLAYVPLTADRVTGIVSRGGSIMAKWCLAHHKENFLYTHFADICEIMKAYDVSFSLGDGLRPGSVADANDRAQFAELETLGELTKIAWEHDVQVMIEGPGHVPLHMVKENMDKELQDCFEAPFYTLGPLITDIAPGYDHITSGIGATNIGWYGCAMLCYVTPKEHLGLPNKEDVRVGIITYKIAAHGADLAKGWPGAQIRDNAMSKARFEFRWEDQFNLGLDPDRAREYHDETLPKDSAKVAHFCSMCGPHFCSMKITQDVRDYAAKQGVEAEAALQKGMEEKAVEFVKTGSKIYHQA comes from the coding sequence GTGAGCGCAATACCCGAATCCTTCCTGAAAAAAACGGCTGAACTATCCAGCGAAGTCACCCAACCCTTCCCCAACTCCCGCAAAATCTACGTGCAAGGTTCCCGCCCAGACATCCGCGTAGGGATGCGTGAAATCGACCAGCATCCGACTTCCTCCAGTTTCGGCGCGGAAGAGAACCCCCCCATTCCAGTCTATGACACCTCCGGCCCCTTCACCGACCCGGATGTCAGCATCAACCTGCTGGAAGGCATCCCCGATGTACGCCTGAACTGGATTCTGGAACGCCATGACACCGAACAGCTGGACGGCCCCACCTCGGAGTATGGCCGCGAACGCCAGGATGACCCACGCCTTGTCCACCTGCGCTTCGCCCACCTGCGTGCGCCGCGCCGTGCCAAAGCCGGTAAAAACGTTTCACAAATGCACTACGCGCGCCAGGGCATCATTACGCCAGAAATGGAATACGTCGCCATCCGCGAAAACCTGAAATTGCAGGAACTGCGCAACGACCTGCGCTACGCCAAACTGCTGCGCCAGCATCAGGGGCACGCCTGGGGAGCAAACCTGCCGGAAGAAATCACCCCCGAATTCGTGCGTTCCGAGGTTGCCGCTGGCCGCGCCATTATCCCGGCCAACATCAACCACCCGGAACTGGAACCCATGATCATCGGGCGCAATTTCCGTGTCAAAATCAACACCAACATCGGCAACTCGGCAGTCACCTCCTCCATCGAAGAAGAAGTCGAGAAAATGGCCTGGTCTGCCCGCTGGGGCGGCGACACATTGATGGATCTTTCCACTGGCAAGAATATCCACGAAACCCGCGAGTGGATTCTGCGCAACGCCCCCATGCCCATCGGTACGGTTCCGATTTATCAGGCACTGGAAAAGGTCAACGGCAAGGCTGAAGACCTGACCTGGGAAATCTTCCGCGACACCCTGATTGAGCAGGCCGAGCAAGGCGTGGACTATTTCACCATCCACGCTGGCGTGCGTCTGGCCTACGTGCCACTCACCGCTGACCGCGTAACCGGCATCGTTTCACGTGGCGGCTCCATCATGGCGAAATGGTGTCTGGCGCACCACAAGGAAAATTTCCTCTACACCCACTTTGCAGACATCTGCGAGATCATGAAGGCTTACGACGTAAGCTTCTCGCTGGGGGATGGTTTACGCCCCGGCTCCGTGGCCGACGCCAACGACCGCGCCCAGTTCGCTGAACTAGAAACCCTAGGCGAACTGACCAAAATTGCGTGGGAACATGACGTACAGGTCATGATTGAAGGCCCCGGCCACGTGCCCTTGCACATGGTCAAGGAAAACATGGACAAGGAATTGCAAGACTGTTTTGAAGCCCCCTTCTACACCCTTGGCCCGCTGATTACCGACATCGCCCCCGGTTATGACCACATTACCTCCGGCATTGGCGCTACCAATATCGGCTGGTACGGTTGTGCCATGCTGTGCTACGTCACCCCCAAGGAACATCTGGGCTTGCCCAACAAGGAAGACGTGCGCGTCGGCATCATCACCTACAAGATTGCCGCCCACGGCGCTGACCTTGCCAAAGGCTGGCCAGGGGCGCAAATCCGCGACAATGCCATGTCCAAGGCGCGTTTCGAGTTTCGCTGGGAAGACCAGTTCAACCTCGGCCTCGACCCTGACCGTGCGCGCGAATACCACGATGAAACCCTGCCGAAGGATTCTGCCAAAGTGGCACATTTCTGCTCCATGTGCGGCCCACATTTTTGCTCGATGAAAATCACCCAGGATGTGCGTGATTACGCCGCCAAGCAAGGGGTGGAGGCCGAAGCAGCGTTACAGAAGGGCATGGAAGAAAAAGCGGTGGAGTTTGTAAAGACAGGTAGCAAAATCTACCATCAGGCATAG